The following proteins come from a genomic window of Metarhizium brunneum chromosome 2, complete sequence:
- the DSD1 gene encoding D-serine dehydratase, whose product MSSIELYPTSPKHILAQFIGKSIRDVPTPAAVINVAAVRRNCERMLQTCVKLGLDWRAHTIEITEFQVGTDAARPVNLIVSTLAEAEFLLPRLKEYKSQGRKVNVLYGLPIPQNALSRLAAVAQVLGEGSVSVLLDDPAQIPIVSKFQGLSGVVPHAHIKIDMGGKRAGVEAQSARFLELADAALEAHGQGKIRLSGLYSHAGHSYGGDSRAAAIKMMRAELSAMLEGADRLTSRAAEKSMAGLPPLVLSAGASPTALAVQNLITTAEEGQDNVPVQLKAEVEALSDMFATVRSKGHLVEIHAGVYPTLDLQQLAAHSISASRLSWGDIALTVLAEVHSNYPGRGANGTPEALIGSGGIALARESCKAYEGMAMLSPWGRKGVGLPTCDVEDFRGWMVGRFSQEHGILTWRSGNTKSEPVQPDQELPGVGDKVRLWPNHACITSSHFGWYFVVDEDEAGKEDEIVDIWVRCRGW is encoded by the exons ATGTCATCAATTGAGCTTTACCCCACCTCGCCGAAGCATATACTGGCGCAGTTTATCGGCAAGTCAATTCGCGACGTGCCGACTCCTGCTGCCGTGATCAATGTTGCGGCTGTGAGGCGAAACTGCGAGCGCATGCTTCAGACCTGTGTCAAGCTCGGCCTGGATTGGAGAGCGCAC ACGATTGAAATAACCGAATTTCAAGTTGGAACCGATGCGGCAAGGCCTGTCAACCTCATTGTGTCAAccttggccgaggccgagtttCTTCTGCCCAGGCTGAAGGAGTATAAAAGCCAGGGAAGAAAAGTAAAT GTTCTATACGGGCTTCCAATTCCTCAGAATGCCCTGTCCCGTTTGGCGGCAGTTGCTCAGGTCCTAGGGGAAGGCAGTGTATCCGTTCTTCTCGACGATCCCGCGCAAATTCCCATCgtttccaagttccaaggCCTGTCCGGCGTGGTTCCCCATGCCCACATCAAAATTGACATGGGCGGCAAGCGGGCGGGCGTGGAGGCGCAGAGCGCACGATTCCTGGAACTCGCCGATGCGGCATTGGAggcacatggccaaggcaagaTTAGGCTTTCCGGCCTATACTCTCATGCCGGGCATTCGTACGGAGGCGATAGCCGTGCGGCAGCCATCAAGATGATGAGGGCAGAGCTCAGTGCCATGCTTGAGGGAGCTGACCGGCTGACGTCGCGAGCCGCAGAAAAGTCGATGGCAGGCCTGCCCCCCCTGGTTCTGTCTGCTGGGGCATCACCGACAGCCTTGGCTGTTCAAAACTTGATCACCACGGctgaagaagggcaagataATGTCCCTGTCCAACTCAAGGCGGAAGTCGAAGCGCTTTCAGACATGTTTGCCACTGTCAGGAGCAAAGGGCATCTTGTTGAGATCCATGCCGGCGTCTATCCAACCCTGGACTTGCAACAGCTGGCAGCTCACAGCATTTCTGCCTCGAGACTGTCCTGGGGAGACATTGCCCTGACGGTCCTGGCAGAAGTTCATAGCAATTACCCCGGACGGGGAGCCAACGGAACACCCGAGGCTCTTATCGGCTCGGGGGGCATCGCGCTGGCTAGAGAGTCTTGCAAGGCGTACGAGGGCATGGCAATGCTTAGTCCGTGGGGTCGAAAGGGCGTTGGCCTGCCAACTTGCGACGTTGAGGACTTCCGCGGTTGGATGGTTGGTCGTTTCTCCCAGGAGCACGGAATCCTCACCTGGAGGTCGGGAAATACAAAGTCGGAGCCTGTCCAGCCAGACCAGGAGCTTCCCGGGGTTGGCGACAAGGTCCGGCTCTGGCCCAACCACGCTTgcatcaccagcagccaCTTTGGCTGGTACTTTGTcgtggacgaggatgaggccgGCAAGGAAGATGAGATTGTCGATATCTGGGTTAGGTGTAGGGGGTGGTAG
- the CTF1-B_1 gene encoding Cutinase transcription factor 1 beta, whose amino-acid sequence MPHTAPSGQKPKKTRAKHACRECNSRRVRCDVTEVQPCTNCAAAGAKCEVLPSRRGRYPRRSRRLEPAPPPDTSVSLSPTRTVDTNVRPSSSLAGDSHLPDLEPRSSPVVASEDAGAGLSNATASAASAAGTLFFGESNFLTLVPGNEAAALEGAGSASNQKPRLTFPIPGSPGSQSQVEGAGISAGTMRYLRDEGALTLPDLQTCLPALQAYFTWFHPSFPILDRAEVTRRLAAMDISRFLLQAMLFIGATYCDDDTIVAMGFKDRSEAKRILYTRARLLFHADWEKDEIILIQSLFLMSFWRGGPADVRDVRYWLGVVITLSESYGLHRSPRSISKSTHMNRMRRRIWWSIYVRERQVAAALGLPSRIRDEDCDIEPLSATDLESEALCANNPLFGSCQPEHITYTIKMVEIARLLGRVIDLHFAPGKRASTAGDVKGLDNALEAWKDSLPENMKYATEEGSESVWTCLLHLAYNHLRILIHRNSFLRCGEGDKNNQVVTAAACRISRIAEDMSTHGTLRYGQMHLITSLFAALCIHVISIRRGMGVSRRIAEHRAQMCLLCLKEIQKYWRINNNVLDLFLQYLDRSIAERLHAAQTDGAGNDAATGSKRPDPFIGSNGDASAAPSRGDPVLSPSAEQLRSQDDLFQDQYFNLVNGHWEGDDALGDLGLFLQADDFSPVKGLNFLGRSL is encoded by the exons ATGCCGCACACCGCACCATCCGGCCAGAAACCCAAGAAGACCCGCGCAAAACACGCCTGTCGTGAATGCAACAGCCGTCGTGTGCGGTGCGATGTGACCGAAGTCCAACCCTGCACCAATTGTGCTGCGGCCGGGGCCAAATGCGAGGTTCTTCCATCTCGCCGCGGACG ATATCCGCGCCGGTCTCGCCGTTTGGAGCCCGCGCCGCCTCCCGACACCAGTGTGTCATTGAGCCCAACGCGCACCGTCGACACCAATGTGCGGCCGTCCTCCAGTCTTGCCGGCGACTCTCATCTGCCCGACTTGGAACCGCGGTCGAGCCCAGTCGTCGCAAGCGAGGACGCGGGCGCCGGCCTCAGCAATGCGacagcctcggcggcatccGCAGCCGGCACGCTCTTCTTTGGCGAGTCCAATTTCCTGACGCTCGTGCCTGGCAACGAGGCGGCCGCCTTGGAGGGCGCCGGCAGTGCCTCGAATCAAAAGCCGCGACTCACATTCCCGATCCCCGGGAGCCCCGGCTCGCAATCGCAGGTGGAAGGCGCCGGGATAAGCGCCGGGACCATGCGATACCTGCGGGACGAGGGCGCCCTCACGCTCCCGGATCTTCAGACTTGCCTCCCGGCTCTCCAGGCCTACTTCACATGGTTCCACCCAAGCTTCCCAATCCTGGACCGGGCAGAGGTGACCAGGCGGCTGGCTGCCATGGATATCTCGCGCTTTCTACTCCAGGCCATGCTGTTTATCGGCGCCACGTactgcgacgacgacaccatCGTAGCCATGGGGTTCAAGGATCGATCCGAGGCCAAGCGCATCCTCTACACGAGAGCGAGACTCCTCTTCCATGCCGATTGGGAAAAGGACGAGATTATCCTGATACAGTCTCTATTTCTCATGAGCTTCTGGCGTGGCGGCCCGGCAGATGTCCGTGATGTCAGATACTggctcggcgtcgtcatcaccCTGTCCGAGTCGTACGGACTGCATAGATC ACCGCGATCAATTTCGAAAAGCACACACATGAATCGGATGCGACGGAGAATATGGTGGTCCATTTAT GTGCGTGAGCGCCAGGTTGCGGCAGCACTGGGGTTGCCCAGCCGTATAAGAGATGAAGACTGCGACATTGAGCCTCTCAGCGCCACTGATCTCGAGTCTGAGGCTCTGTGTGCCAACAATCCGCTGTTCGGGTCGTGCCAACCGGAGCACATTACGTATACCATCAAAATGGTTGAGATTGCCAGACTGC TCGGTCGTGTCATTGATCTACACTTTGCTCCTGGCAAACGAGCCTCGACGGCCGGCGACGTCAAAGGCCTTGACAACGCCCTGGAGGCATGGAAAGACAGTCTGCCAGAGAACATGAAGTATGCAACAGAAGAAGGTAGCGAGTCGGTATGGACATGTCTACTGCACCTAGCATACAA TCATCTCCGCATTTTGATACACAGAAATAGTTTCCTACGATGCGGAGAAGGGGACAAGAATAACCAGGTCGTCACCGCTGCTGCCTGCAGGATAAGTAGAATCGCCGAGGACATGTCCACGCACGGCACACTGCGATACGGACAGATGCACTT AATCACTAGTCTCTTTGCAGCTCTCTGCATCCACGTCATCAGTATTCGGCGGGGAATGGGCGTTTCAAGACGAATCGCAGAGCATAGAGCACAGATGTGCCTGCTTTGTCTCAAGGAGATACAAAAATACTGGAGGATCAACAACAATGTCCTTGACTTGTTCCTCCAATACCTGGATCGATCTATTGCCGAGAGACTGCACGCTGCGCAGACGGACGGCGCTGGTAATGACGCCGCGACGGGGTCAAAACGGCCGGACCCTTTTATTGGGAGCAATGGCGATGCATCGGCTGCGCCGTCTCGAGGGGACCCGGTGCTGTCGCCTAGTGCGGAGCAACTGCGCAGCCAGGACGACTTGTTCCAAGACCAGTACTTCAATTTGGTTAATGGTCATTGGGAAGGGGACGATGCCTTGGGAGACTTGGGGCTGTTTTTGCAAGCCGACGACTTTTCTCCCGTCAAGGGCCTGAACTTCCTCGGCCGGTCTCTGTAG
- the RutC gene encoding RutC family protein, giving the protein MASKVAVSTDKAPKPLPGIYSQAIKANGMVFVSGAIALDAETGKLVDGDVQAHTHQCIKNLSAILEAAGSSIEKVVKVNVFLANMADFAKMNEVYTTYWGDVKPCRTCVAVKTLPFDTDVEIECTALL; this is encoded by the exons ATGGCCTCCAAGGTTGCTGTTAGTACCGATAAGGCTCCCAAGCCTCTCCCTGGCATTTACAgccaggccatcaaggccaatgGCATGGTCTTCGTCTCTGGCGCTATTGCCTTGGACGCCGAGACTGGCAAGCTGGTTGACGGCGACGTCCAGGCTCACACT CACCAATGCATCAAGAACCTCTCTGCCATCCTCGAAGCCGCTGGCTCCAGCATCGAAAAGGTCGTCAAGGTCAACGTCTTCCTCGCCAACATGGCTGACTTTGCCAAAATGAACGAGGTCTATACCACCTACTGGGGCGATGTCAAGCCTTGCCGAAC GTGTGTTGCCGTCAAGACCCTGCCTTTCGACACCGATGTTGAGATTGAATGCACGGCCCTGTTGTAA